gtggtcatcaactcgtccgagctcccatgACTTGGAGAGTCATCAACCCCAGTAGTCCCAGACTACAAcgaaccaacctcctcgatggccttccgtccactcgaggaaaccaaggcggtggctatcgaccccactaacccaaccaaaatggtgcggatcaggaccaagctcctagccaaataggaatgcaagctcatcgacttcctgcgcGCCAATCTcgatgtctttgcatggcagacttctgacatgccgggcataccgtggGAGGTCATTGAGCACGCGTTGCACCTCACCCTAggctcgaagcccaccaagcagcacCTACGTCGCTTCAACGACGAGagacgtagggccataggcgaggagattgccaaactcctggctgccggattcatcagagaggtattccactccaactggcttgccagtcccgttcttgttaagaaaaagacgaggaagtggagaatgtgcgtcgactatactggcctcaataaggcatgtccaaaggatcatttCCCTTTGCcatgcattgaccagatagtcgactccacctcgggttgcaagatcctctcctttctggacgcctactcaggctatcaccagatcacgatgaaagaatctGATCAGCTcgtaacctcattcatcaccccaaaTGGCTCGTACTATTAtgtgaccatgccttttggcctaaagaacattggcgccacctaccaaaggtgcatgcagcaatgcttcgctgaccaaatcgacctgctcgattagcctgatcaagccgagcggccaaaGCCAATGatcaccatctatgttgatgacatcgtggtcaagacggCTCAAGCTCACGACCTGGTCATGAACCTGGCCGCAACATTCgcaaacctccaaaggttcaacatcaagctgaatcccaaaaaatgtgttctTGGGGTTCccaaggggaagctgcttggatacatcgtgttcgaatgcggcatcgaggccaaccccgaaaaaatcacggccatttccaacatgggccccatacgcaacgtcaagggtgtacaaaggctcaccggttgtctggctgccctgagccgcttcatctcccggctcaGCGAATGGGGGATGCTGCtatacaagctcctcaaaaagatggacaccttcgtttggactgaggaagcccagtagGCTCTAGAAAGTCTCAAGGCGTCTctgacatcggccccaatcctcatcgctcccaaatggggagaacccctcctcctgtacgtcatggcaagcaaccatgttgtgAGTGTTGTCCTGGTCATCGAATGGGAGGAAccaggacaccagctcaaggtccAGCGAcctgtatacttcatcggggaggtactcaccgaccccaagatctgatacccctaggtgcagaaactcctatacgccatgctaaTGGCGACCTGGAAGCTTCTGCACTATTTCACCTACCACAAAGTCACGGTTGTCACTTCGtacccgctcggggacatcatctGCAACCGTGATGCCACaggatggatctctaagtgggcactcgagctcatgggccatgacatgaggTACCTCCCTCGTACGGCCATTAAATCTCAGGCCCTCGTGGATTTTGTCactgaatggatggaggaacagctaccgaccccggacgtcacccatgagtactggatgatgtacttcgatgggtccgtaatggctcTCGGCTCAGGGGcgggagtggttctgatctccctggacAGAAGCAAGGTCCGCTACGCCATCCGCATCCACTTttcggcctcaaacaatgccgtagaatacgaggcccttattaacggactacgcatcgccattgagctcggTGCGACGTGGCTCTATGTTCGCGGCGACTCGGAACtggtcattgatcaggtcatgaaggaatcctcctgcaaaagccccctcatgatagcatactgccaagaggtgcccAGGCTCATGGACAAGTTCAAAGGAATCGAACTACATCACATCCCTCGAAGGGataacgatgccgccgatttcctTGCAAAATTAGCCGCCAggagggatccatccccaagcggggtcttcatcaatggcATCCACGAACCGTCCACCCGCATCCCAGAAAgtctgatctagacacaccccaatgcctaggcggcgctcgggggctccgaccccgatgCCCGGCCGACGCTCAGGGGCTctagcccgaacactttcagcctgggccgctcgggggctccataagggtataATACtgaatattacctctcttttttactatcacacggTAAACAAACGCCATCCCCGAACGGAAGCATGTTCtgttcctttgattgccctacatGACTCTGTTCTCACTCCCAACCGAACACACCCCGCCTTTTCCCACTATTATGAGCACCTGAGCCACGCGGGCCACGCCCTGGGCTCCcaaagttgcagcctatgggacaaatgggaaggtacgaaaaagaaaggataaaaacaaaagtcATGCCTGGATAAAAATAAGGAACTGATAGTGGTTCTATCACAGGAATAGAACTGATGTAATTCATAGATACAAAagctgttcacacgggggctcaccCACAAACCATTACATTTTTTATATAAAACTACTTCCATTCCTAATACTACTATGGCCGCCAGACATAGCCCCCGCTAAAGGGGCCCCACCCGGTTCCGCTCACttgacttcggcgagcgcaatgggtacctcaagggacccacccAGTTCCGCTCCCTCAACTTTGTCGAGCgtaacgggtacctcaagggctccacacccatagatgctcagcagaagagcatggggctatggaccttctcatgtagtcaaggcagctcctagACAAGGACACCGCCACCAtagtatggccgccatggctaaaagagatctcatcaaactttatgaactggccaacctaagcagctgtaggcacggaaccctccaccagTATGATCCTGAGCAACTtgccctccgacaaggctcgcctgGCCATGATCCGCCAAAGAAAGtccacacacggctccatcccaaagaaggcctcgcagattAATCCAGCACCACCCCAGgcagcctctagctcgacatcacgctctggatccacgaaaggatctataagtcctccccctctctcacttaggaaccaccgcggcatacaggcactctcggtgagaaggaagaaggaggagagacaacAATTGGCGAATAGGCAAAGAACTACgatggagagccctctccctccccctatttaaggaagaagtGTGGCagccaaagaggggcaaaagatcagagcgaaaaactctctcccttcccccattcaatacgGACGGGAGACGATGGGACACGCACTAACCGACAGAAATGACACCTGGTCAGGCGAAGCGCCACCTGGTGAGGcgagacatggcctgggtatggcccaccactatcgcacaaCCTGGCGCAAAAACCGAAGCATCACCACCGCACGTGGGTAGCTCTCCGCATCTCCAGGCGGGACATGGAAAAGTCTGAAataggatctccgccaggagagaccattggGCTTCCCAAGTCGATTGAATAGGTCAGAAAGACACACCAagcgataggtaaggagcaaagggatgcctcaTGCAGGCCATGCTGACTACGTCTCGAACGACGAGCATgagtcccggtcggacatttctgactggagctctccgaaccccgtcgctcaagtcatcaaggtgaacactaccaaccccctctatttccttataagcatttcatacatccatacgtgcattcattccatacgcctgtaCCCCCCAAATGGTTAGGGCATGAATCGCCcaagggctcaggaactaagcatcacacgtgcagcgaaatgcatcacaatgctttgtGTTGCGTtatgaagcggcggttgcctcattcgacatgagcaaccaacagagctaggggagaaaaacgtagatgagccccgtgcggtcCTAGCCCGGTCtggcagactgggtcatctcaaccttctcattcgatcctaaacctctcgcaaaacccacagaatctccatcgaggggaggccgttaggccacctgggtcggtatCTAAAATGACCTAGGTATctgtcgggttgtaggtaaaggagtagtggaatgtaaTAAGAGGGCTATATCGACCCCGTCacaaacgatggacccggattctactcgatcacacccgttagcgaactcatcgagcgcgtcactcgagcccgagcgatcgggactggcgacaaaactcagcccctctggttgtgaggaaccaaggataGGGTAATGCCcataactcacaccgacccctacaaAGGCCCAACgaggctcaagacacaaaatgcTCGGGTATGCGACCCCGATCTTGCCCCTTCTGGCTATgcttctgactgcgctccaaacacctgggtctacgaccccaatcTTGCCCCTTTCGGCTATGCTTCTGACTAcactccaaacacctgggtctatgaccACGATCTTGCCCCTTCCGACTgtgcttccgactgcgctccaaacacctgggtctgcgaccctgatctcgccccTTCCGGCTACgcttctgactgcgctccaagCACCTAGGTCCACGACCCCGATCTTTCCCcgcgactccgactcacccgatcccacggtgcgcaccaATGCCAGGATCGGTGAGATCTGTCCCGTCCAAACTAACCACCTCACTCGATCctgcggcgcgcaccgacgctaggatcagtgagatCTGTCTTGTCCAAAC
The nucleotide sequence above comes from Miscanthus floridulus cultivar M001 chromosome 18, ASM1932011v1, whole genome shotgun sequence. Encoded proteins:
- the LOC136523326 gene encoding uncharacterized protein, with protein sequence MLMATWKLLHYFTYHKVTVVTSYPLGDIICNRDATGWISKWALELMGHDMRYLPRTAIKSQALVDFVTEWMEEQLPTPDVTHEYWMMYFDGSVMALGSGAGVVLISLDRSKVRYAIRIHFSASNNAVEYEALINGLRIAIELGATWLYVRGDSELVIDQVMKESSCKSPLMIAYCQEVPRLMDKFKGIELHHIPRRDNDAADFLAKLAARRDPSPSGVFINGIHEPSTRIPESLI